A genomic segment from Mucilaginibacter terrenus encodes:
- a CDS encoding glycoside hydrolase family 2 protein has protein sequence MSNSAQAQSGYELNSGWKCAPVKEVSADGTRLSTAAINTANWMPATVPGTVLTTLLNNKKVPDPFYGMNNEYIPDIYKTGADYYTYWFVKEFKETAAAGNQVYLDFRGVNYSCDIFLNGHKLNKGVQKGMFLRFSFNITPYLSKSGNNKLAVLVHPPDVVGNANGGQGGDGTIARNVGLQYTAGWDWIQPVRDRNTGIWDKVTIHKTGAIRINDTHVITNVPGIRQPEGPQKPATIRLETELSNPTSAIVSGTLSYEIDGTVVSRSVALKPNSTATIKLPDYTLQNPKLWWPNGYGPQNLYNVKVRFTPAGKAPSDQQTIKVGVREIQTSWNDHTGSREVAVNGQRVFIKGGNWVISDAMLRLSDLRYDAEVRFHRDMNLNLIRVWGGAMIERPEFYDACDRYGILVFQDLWGSGDCNGRWIDPMKKDDQWTRRKYPDDHGLFLRSAEDQIKMVRNHASLAIWCGGNEITPPEDILVALKEDILPRLDNTRWFVDYSNSEEMSRNTLGGNGDGPYGIQPLSVFWEFKTYPFNSEVGSVGINDDESLKRFIPAKNMIAPEYDESSRKSKTDSVWDYHKYIGYDTSINKYGKVKSAADFAKKAQLVNYDQYRGLAEGFTSHMWDWYTGFIIWKTQNPWTAMRGQMYDYYLDPNACLYGLHNGSEPLHVMYNPVNGMISLANNGYKPMRNMMLVVKAYDMAGKEKLITQVFCDIVPASTKRVLSVKNAMDQMAAKEGAFLSLQLLDTDKKVLSENLYWMADKNGDYSGLQKMKEDELTATARYVKPCQVEVTLHNKQNAVISFFNRISLVDAGTKERVLPAFYNNNYISVLPGEEKKIIIDYPNKGKNKLAVTVDGWNTAGNNPHLINIAN, from the coding sequence TTGTCAAACAGTGCCCAAGCCCAATCCGGTTACGAACTAAACTCCGGCTGGAAATGCGCGCCGGTAAAAGAGGTAAGTGCTGACGGAACCAGGTTATCAACCGCGGCAATAAACACAGCCAATTGGATGCCTGCGACAGTTCCAGGAACAGTGCTTACAACTCTCCTGAACAATAAGAAAGTCCCTGACCCATTTTATGGGATGAACAATGAGTACATTCCTGACATCTACAAAACAGGAGCCGACTATTACACCTATTGGTTTGTAAAAGAGTTTAAGGAAACTGCTGCTGCAGGCAACCAGGTATACCTCGACTTCCGCGGGGTTAATTACAGCTGCGACATTTTCCTGAACGGGCATAAGCTTAATAAAGGCGTGCAGAAAGGCATGTTTCTGCGGTTTTCCTTCAACATCACGCCATATCTAAGTAAAAGCGGTAACAATAAACTGGCGGTACTGGTACACCCACCAGATGTTGTAGGCAATGCCAATGGCGGCCAGGGGGGCGATGGTACAATTGCGCGCAACGTAGGCCTGCAATACACCGCCGGTTGGGACTGGATACAACCTGTTCGCGACCGCAACACCGGCATATGGGACAAAGTAACCATACATAAAACAGGCGCCATACGCATTAACGACACACATGTAATCACCAATGTTCCGGGCATCAGGCAACCGGAAGGCCCACAAAAACCGGCCACTATCAGGCTGGAAACAGAGCTAAGCAACCCCACTTCCGCCATTGTAAGCGGTACTTTAAGCTATGAGATCGATGGAACGGTTGTCAGCAGAAGTGTGGCGCTAAAGCCCAACTCTACGGCAACAATCAAACTGCCGGACTACACCTTGCAAAATCCCAAACTTTGGTGGCCCAACGGCTATGGCCCGCAAAACTTATACAATGTTAAAGTAAGGTTTACTCCGGCAGGTAAAGCGCCGTCAGACCAGCAAACAATTAAAGTTGGCGTACGAGAGATACAAACCAGTTGGAATGACCATACCGGCAGCCGCGAAGTTGCTGTCAACGGCCAGCGCGTGTTTATCAAAGGCGGCAACTGGGTAATATCTGATGCCATGCTGCGCCTGTCAGATCTCCGTTATGATGCCGAGGTACGTTTTCATCGTGATATGAACCTGAACCTCATACGCGTTTGGGGTGGCGCTATGATAGAACGCCCTGAGTTTTATGACGCTTGCGACCGCTATGGCATACTGGTTTTCCAGGACCTATGGGGATCGGGAGACTGCAATGGCCGCTGGATAGATCCTATGAAAAAGGATGACCAATGGACCCGACGCAAATACCCCGATGATCATGGCTTGTTCCTGCGTTCTGCAGAAGACCAGATCAAGATGGTACGCAATCATGCCTCCTTGGCTATCTGGTGCGGCGGCAACGAGATCACACCGCCTGAGGACATCCTGGTAGCGCTTAAAGAAGACATTTTGCCAAGGCTGGATAACACCCGCTGGTTTGTAGATTACTCCAACTCGGAAGAAATGTCGCGCAACACCTTAGGCGGCAATGGCGATGGCCCTTATGGCATACAGCCGTTATCTGTTTTCTGGGAGTTTAAAACTTATCCTTTCAACTCGGAGGTGGGTTCAGTGGGCATAAACGACGATGAATCGCTTAAGCGCTTCATCCCGGCAAAAAACATGATAGCACCGGAGTATGACGAGTCATCACGCAAAAGCAAGACGGACAGCGTTTGGGATTATCACAAATACATTGGTTATGATACCAGCATTAACAAGTACGGAAAAGTTAAAAGCGCTGCTGATTTCGCCAAAAAAGCCCAGCTGGTAAACTACGACCAATACCGCGGCTTGGCTGAAGGATTTACTTCGCATATGTGGGACTGGTATACAGGCTTTATTATCTGGAAAACACAAAACCCGTGGACGGCCATGCGCGGGCAGATGTACGATTATTATCTTGACCCGAATGCTTGCCTGTACGGCCTTCACAATGGCAGCGAACCATTGCATGTAATGTACAATCCTGTAAATGGCATGATCTCGCTGGCTAACAACGGTTATAAACCAATGCGCAACATGATGCTGGTGGTAAAGGCTTATGACATGGCCGGAAAAGAAAAGCTGATAACGCAGGTTTTTTGCGACATTGTACCCGCATCAACCAAGCGGGTGCTATCCGTTAAAAACGCAATGGACCAAATGGCTGCAAAAGAAGGCGCTTTCCTGTCGTTACAGTTGTTAGACACTGATAAAAAAGTACTATCAGAGAACTTGTACTGGATGGCTGACAAAAACGGCGATTACAGTGGCCTGCAAAAGATGAAGGAAGACGAACTGACCGCAACGGCACGCTATGTAAAGCCATGCCAGGTAGAAGTTACACTTCATAATAAACAGAACGCAGTTATATCGTTCTTTAACCGCATTTCGCTGGTAGATGCCGGGACCAAAGAAAGGGTACTGCCTGCGTTTTATAACAACAATTATATATCCGTGTTACCCGGCGAAGAGAAGAAAATAATTATAGATTACCCAAATAAAGGCAAGAATAAACTTGCTGTAACCGTAGACGGGTGGAACACCGCGGGTAATAACCCACATCTTATCAATATAGCCAACTGA
- a CDS encoding family 20 glycosylhydrolase, with protein MKIPFYKAAIVIISVCLINGPLKAQDARYPIIPYPTSLAAGSGTFVITAATRISADSKFSNEVVQFNKLMKQGLGIALQKASSTAGNIISFKYDAAITEDEGYKLTIDQQNVVIAARTPTGAFRAVETIRQLLPVNIEGNREKVKQLSLQSLTITDQPAYAWRGMHLDVSRHFFSINYLRKFIDVMALYKMNKFHLHLTDDQGWRVEIKKYPKLTSEGAWRTFNNQDSACMKLAKDNPDFAIDPKHIIHKNGKTLYGGFYTQQQLKDLVAYAAAKHIDIIPEIDMPGHMMAAINSYPFLTCNGENKFGELFSKPICPANESTYEFAQNVYDEIMAIFPSKYIHIGGDEVDRTDWAKSDAVKAFMAKEGIKDLPGLHSYFINRMEKYFNSKGRKLIGWDEIIEGGISPTAIIMYWRGWVPDAPVKAAKNGNTVIMTPGEPLYFDNQPDQYSVSKVYYFNPIPAKLNAQEAKAIIGAQANLWSERIPTEQRADYMYMPRMTALAERLWTSNTDRYDSYLKRLAIHYKRLDKLNVHYRLPDLPNMVTENVFTDKDTLSIKKPMEEMQLRYTTDGSLPLASSRILNNQLIITAPQTIKVAAFTPSGSRGDIYTLNYKKQPYAAAQNAAATVPGLTATYYKAFFKQTSLISKAKPDSTFTTNTIAVPSSVTAPSFAITYRGYINVPSTGVYTFYLNCDDGGVLKIADRMVVDNDGNHSAIEKNGQVALSKGLQPFSLDFIEGGGGFALGLKYSVNGSAPAPVPSTWFQH; from the coding sequence ATGAAAATACCTTTTTACAAGGCTGCTATTGTAATAATTAGCGTCTGCTTAATTAACGGACCGTTGAAAGCACAGGATGCACGGTACCCTATCATTCCCTATCCAACTTCGCTTGCTGCCGGCAGCGGCACATTTGTCATTACAGCGGCGACACGTATATCAGCGGACAGCAAATTCAGCAATGAGGTGGTGCAGTTCAACAAACTGATGAAACAGGGACTTGGAATTGCTTTGCAGAAGGCCTCCTCAACCGCTGGTAATATAATTTCATTTAAGTACGATGCCGCGATTACTGAAGACGAAGGTTATAAACTAACCATTGACCAACAAAATGTTGTAATAGCTGCCCGCACGCCAACAGGGGCTTTCCGTGCTGTGGAGACAATAAGACAACTTTTGCCGGTCAACATAGAGGGCAATCGGGAAAAAGTAAAACAGCTTAGTTTACAATCTTTAACCATTACAGACCAACCTGCTTACGCCTGGCGTGGCATGCACCTGGATGTTTCCCGCCATTTTTTCTCCATAAACTACCTGCGCAAGTTCATTGACGTAATGGCACTCTATAAAATGAACAAGTTTCATTTACACCTTACAGATGATCAGGGCTGGCGCGTAGAGATCAAAAAATACCCCAAGCTTACCTCTGAAGGAGCCTGGAGAACTTTCAACAATCAGGACTCGGCTTGCATGAAACTGGCAAAAGACAATCCTGATTTTGCGATCGACCCGAAACACATCATCCATAAGAACGGGAAAACACTTTACGGTGGCTTCTATACGCAACAACAGCTAAAAGACCTTGTAGCCTACGCAGCGGCAAAACACATCGATATTATTCCGGAAATAGACATGCCCGGTCACATGATGGCGGCTATCAACTCCTACCCTTTCCTTACCTGCAATGGCGAAAACAAGTTTGGCGAGCTGTTCTCCAAACCCATCTGCCCGGCAAACGAGAGCACTTACGAGTTTGCGCAGAATGTATACGATGAGATTATGGCTATTTTCCCATCCAAATACATCCACATTGGAGGCGATGAGGTTGATCGTACCGACTGGGCTAAATCCGACGCGGTAAAAGCCTTTATGGCAAAAGAGGGCATTAAAGATCTGCCCGGGCTGCACAGCTATTTTATCAACAGGATGGAGAAATACTTCAATTCCAAAGGCCGCAAATTGATCGGCTGGGATGAGATAATTGAAGGCGGCATCAGTCCGACAGCTATTATCATGTACTGGCGGGGCTGGGTGCCCGATGCACCTGTAAAGGCAGCTAAGAACGGCAATACGGTGATTATGACACCTGGCGAGCCATTGTATTTTGATAATCAGCCCGACCAGTATTCCGTTTCAAAAGTATATTATTTTAACCCTATCCCTGCCAAGTTGAACGCGCAGGAAGCAAAAGCGATAATTGGCGCACAGGCCAACCTTTGGAGTGAGCGCATCCCAACCGAGCAAAGGGCCGATTACATGTACATGCCAAGAATGACCGCGCTTGCAGAAAGGCTATGGACGAGCAATACGGACAGATATGACTCCTATCTGAAGCGCCTTGCCATCCATTACAAACGATTAGATAAGCTTAACGTACATTACCGCTTGCCTGATCTGCCGAACATGGTTACTGAAAATGTATTTACCGATAAAGACACATTGAGCATCAAAAAGCCAATGGAGGAAATGCAGCTACGGTATACTACAGATGGCAGTCTGCCTTTGGCATCATCACGCATCCTTAACAATCAGTTGATCATCACAGCTCCGCAAACCATAAAGGTGGCAGCCTTTACACCATCAGGCTCACGCGGCGATATTTACACCCTCAATTACAAAAAGCAACCTTACGCCGCAGCACAAAATGCCGCAGCAACGGTTCCCGGTTTAACAGCTACTTATTACAAGGCCTTCTTTAAACAGACCAGCCTTATCAGCAAGGCTAAGCCGGATAGTACCTTTACTACAAACACCATCGCAGTACCGTCATCCGTTACCGCGCCGTCATTTGCCATAACCTACCGGGGCTACATCAATGTACCCTCAACCGGCGTTTATACCTTTTATCTTAATTGCGACGATGGCGGCGTGCTAAAAATAGCCGACCGTATGGTGGTAGATAACGACGGCAACCACTCTGCAATTGAAAAGAACGGCCAGGTAGCCTTGAGTAAAGGTCTGCAGCCCTTCTCGCTCGACTTTATTGAAGGTGGAGGTGGCTTTGCATTAGGATTAAAATATAGCGTAAATGGCAGCGCGCCGGCGCCGGTTCCGTCAACATGGTTTCAACACTAA
- a CDS encoding alpha-L-fucosidase, producing MKKTQFLFLLMLVFCTGNALAQEHQMSKGYVAPTDPLVKANLKKWQGLKFGLFMHWGTYSQWGVVESWSICPEDEGWTQRKGPYSSDYNTYKKAYENLQTTFNPVKFDPEKWVKAAKYAGMKYVVFTTKHHDGFSMFDTKQTDYKVTSAKTAFSSNPKSNVTKEIFKAFSKDNFMIGAYFSKPDWHSEDYWWPYFPPKDRNVNYAPAKHPEKWQKFKDFTYNQIGELMTDYGKVDILWLDGGWVRPKSTIDTTVDWQKAITFNQDIDMPRIAAMARQKQPGLIVVDRTVAGQYENYTTPEQQVPNEPLDHPWESCITMGNSWSYVPGDKYKTANEVINLLIKIVSRGGNLLMNIGPGPDGDWDPVAYSRLQQIGDWMKINGEGIYNSTSVAPYSEGNVYYTKALNNNTLYAFYSSTRDVVELPSTITLHLKDISKIKAVTLLGSKQKLKWKLTNGVVNISIPANLQAKNNLTQAAVFKMSY from the coding sequence ATGAAAAAAACTCAATTCTTATTTTTGCTGATGCTGGTTTTTTGTACCGGAAACGCTCTGGCCCAGGAACATCAAATGTCTAAAGGCTATGTAGCCCCAACTGATCCCCTGGTAAAAGCTAACCTAAAAAAATGGCAGGGACTAAAGTTTGGGTTATTTATGCATTGGGGAACTTACAGCCAATGGGGAGTAGTAGAAAGCTGGAGCATTTGCCCGGAGGATGAAGGCTGGACACAACGCAAAGGCCCTTACAGCTCCGATTATAACACCTACAAAAAAGCCTACGAAAATTTACAAACCACTTTTAACCCCGTGAAATTTGATCCGGAAAAGTGGGTGAAAGCTGCTAAATATGCAGGAATGAAATATGTGGTGTTTACCACCAAACACCATGACGGTTTTTCGATGTTTGATACTAAACAAACCGACTATAAGGTAACAAGTGCCAAAACTGCCTTCTCGTCAAACCCTAAAAGCAACGTCACCAAAGAGATCTTCAAGGCTTTTTCCAAAGATAACTTTATGATAGGCGCATATTTTTCCAAGCCCGACTGGCACTCGGAAGATTACTGGTGGCCTTACTTCCCGCCGAAAGACCGCAATGTGAATTATGCCCCCGCAAAGCACCCCGAGAAATGGCAGAAGTTTAAAGACTTTACCTACAACCAAATTGGTGAGTTAATGACAGACTATGGCAAGGTAGATATACTTTGGCTGGATGGTGGGTGGGTACGCCCCAAAAGCACGATAGATACAACCGTAGACTGGCAAAAAGCAATAACTTTTAACCAGGATATAGATATGCCCAGGATAGCTGCTATGGCAAGGCAAAAACAGCCAGGCTTAATAGTGGTAGACCGTACAGTAGCCGGGCAGTATGAGAACTATACTACCCCTGAACAGCAGGTGCCCAACGAACCACTAGACCACCCATGGGAAAGCTGCATCACCATGGGCAACTCCTGGAGCTATGTGCCGGGAGACAAATACAAAACCGCTAATGAAGTAATAAACCTGCTGATCAAGATAGTGTCCCGGGGTGGTAACCTGCTCATGAATATCGGCCCAGGGCCTGATGGCGACTGGGATCCGGTTGCTTACAGCCGGCTTCAGCAAATTGGTGACTGGATGAAGATAAACGGAGAAGGCATTTACAACTCTACTTCTGTAGCGCCATATTCCGAAGGTAATGTATACTATACTAAAGCTTTAAACAACAACACCCTTTATGCATTCTATAGCTCAACAAGGGATGTCGTTGAGCTACCCTCCACTATTACGCTGCACTTAAAAGATATCAGCAAAATAAAAGCTGTCACACTGCTTGGCAGCAAGCAAAAATTAAAGTGGAAGCTAACTAACGGGGTTGTTAACATTTCGATACCGGCTAACTTACAAGCCAAAAACAACCTTACACAGGCTGCCGTTTTTAAAATGTCTTATTAA
- a CDS encoding alpha-L-fucosidase, with protein sequence MKKSLLFAALLTAGLNVTAQQAPKPYGVLPTQRQLKWQETDMYCIVHFSMATYTDKEWGFGDEDPAIFNPKNFSAMQIVSAAKAGGFKGIVVVAKHHDGFCLWPTKTTDHNISKSPYKNGKGDILKEYQEACNKLGMKMAVYCSPWDRNNPLYGKPEYVTKVYREQLRELYKNYGPLFMSWHDGANGGDGYYGGTREVRKIDRSTYYGWDTTWGITRKMQPGASIFGDVGPDVRWVGNEEGHAGETYWATYTPHAPEEGKVPANGFVKDYEGTEGTRNGKYWMPAECDVPLRRGWFYHESQDGQSRSAYTLADLYYKSVGRGACLDLGLSPNKDGVIANEDVKILKDFGGIIKATFAVNLAKGAAFKPSNVRGNSAAKFGTTFLTDNSRYSYWATDDKVTTPTLEIDLRTAKTFNVIRIRENIKLGQRIEGAAFDAWINGAWKEIAAVPSIGANRLVRLPYNITTSKLRLRITKSPVAVAISDFGLFKEPVHLVAPVIRRNKQGEVNIYTEAPVSSIHYTTDGSAPTISSNVFNKPFMLTAGGEVRAAAFEGTGKSESTVARFGFAKEKWQAITKADNAAAAIDENESSYVTAPSNTFVVDMGEERNISSFTYLPRQDKNTSGMVTGYTFAVSTDSNTWQDVATGEFSNIKSNPVEQVVPLRAAVKARYIKFTASKLISGEGISIAELGVR encoded by the coding sequence ATGAAGAAAAGTCTTTTATTTGCCGCTCTGCTGACGGCTGGTTTAAACGTAACGGCGCAGCAGGCGCCAAAGCCTTATGGCGTATTACCAACACAACGCCAGCTAAAATGGCAGGAAACGGATATGTACTGCATAGTGCATTTCAGCATGGCCACTTATACAGATAAAGAGTGGGGCTTTGGCGACGAAGATCCTGCCATATTCAACCCCAAGAACTTTAGCGCTATGCAGATAGTGAGCGCTGCTAAAGCAGGCGGTTTTAAGGGTATTGTTGTAGTAGCAAAACACCATGACGGCTTTTGCCTGTGGCCAACAAAAACTACAGATCACAACATTAGCAAAAGCCCTTACAAGAACGGCAAAGGCGACATCTTGAAGGAATACCAAGAAGCCTGCAACAAGTTAGGCATGAAAATGGCCGTTTACTGCTCTCCGTGGGACAGGAACAACCCGTTATACGGCAAGCCCGAATATGTAACTAAAGTTTACCGCGAGCAACTGCGTGAACTGTACAAAAACTATGGCCCGTTGTTTATGTCGTGGCATGACGGCGCCAACGGCGGCGACGGTTACTACGGCGGCACACGTGAGGTGCGCAAGATAGACCGCTCTACCTACTATGGCTGGGACACCACCTGGGGCATTACCCGTAAAATGCAGCCGGGCGCGTCTATATTCGGCGATGTTGGTCCTGATGTACGCTGGGTGGGTAATGAAGAAGGTCACGCTGGTGAAACTTATTGGGCAACCTACACGCCGCACGCACCGGAAGAAGGCAAGGTACCTGCAAACGGTTTTGTTAAAGATTACGAGGGAACTGAAGGCACACGAAACGGTAAGTACTGGATGCCTGCCGAATGTGATGTACCCTTACGCCGCGGTTGGTTCTATCACGAATCGCAGGATGGGCAATCACGCTCGGCTTATACGCTGGCAGACCTGTATTACAAGAGCGTTGGCCGCGGCGCCTGCCTGGATCTTGGCCTGTCGCCAAATAAAGATGGTGTAATAGCTAACGAAGACGTTAAGATACTTAAAGATTTCGGCGGCATTATAAAAGCGACATTTGCCGTTAACCTGGCAAAAGGCGCAGCGTTTAAGCCAAGTAATGTACGCGGCAACAGTGCTGCTAAATTTGGCACAACGTTTTTGACTGACAACAGCCGCTACAGCTACTGGGCTACGGATGACAAAGTTACCACGCCGACATTGGAGATTGACCTCCGTACCGCAAAAACATTCAATGTAATCCGCATACGCGAAAACATAAAACTCGGCCAGCGGATAGAGGGCGCAGCCTTCGACGCATGGATTAACGGCGCCTGGAAAGAAATTGCAGCGGTGCCCAGCATTGGTGCTAACCGGTTGGTGCGCTTACCCTACAACATTACTACAAGTAAATTAAGGCTGAGGATCACCAAATCGCCTGTGGCAGTTGCAATAAGCGACTTCGGCCTGTTTAAAGAGCCTGTACATTTAGTCGCACCTGTGATTAGGCGTAACAAGCAGGGCGAAGTAAACATCTACACCGAGGCACCGGTGAGCAGCATCCATTATACAACAGATGGTTCTGCGCCAACTATTTCATCCAATGTTTTTAATAAACCTTTTATGTTGACTGCCGGCGGCGAGGTAAGGGCCGCCGCATTTGAAGGGACAGGCAAGAGCGAAAGCACCGTAGCCCGGTTCGGCTTTGCAAAAGAAAAATGGCAGGCAATAACCAAAGCAGATAATGCAGCCGCCGCTATCGACGAAAACGAAAGTAGTTACGTTACCGCTCCATCAAACACGTTTGTTGTAGATATGGGAGAAGAGCGTAATATCAGTTCATTTACCTACCTACCAAGGCAGGACAAAAATACTTCCGGAATGGTTACCGGCTACACCTTTGCCGTAAGTACTGATAGCAATACCTGGCAGGACGTGGCTACCGGCGAATTTTCAAACATCAAATCGAACCCTGTAGAACAGGTTGTACCTTTGCGCGCTGCCGTAAAAGCCAGATATATTAAATTTACAGCTTCCAAACTAATCAGCGGTGAAGGCATCAGCATAGCAGAATTAGGCGTACGGTAG